The Neobacillus sp. OS1-2 genome includes a window with the following:
- a CDS encoding endospore germination permease has protein sequence MNQKVIYAVHIYILMIISTGFMVHVLSLPVLFSVAKRDSWLSVISSAIPVTLWILLVFYLYKKLNHHDLISFFKNSFSQWVFVIFSTMFCSYFLTTAFITLKFTSYWAKDNYTLDFPNYVVVLLFSLVCYYASVKGVRTIATMAFLVLPLVILFGILVGTGNIPNKNYEQLFPLFENGYKGFFKGIAYACASFFEVFFILFLTKNLTNKLRLKWLILVGLFLIGLTFGPLAGALAEFGSVETEKLRNPAYEEWKLLTLGQHITRLDFLSIFQWLSGAYIRISLSLFMAGKVLSYKKEKWWVLPILYLILITAACLPLDSTTFNYLLKKFYFPISFFFQIFIMLFLLLFTKIKGEKP, from the coding sequence ATGAATCAAAAGGTTATTTATGCTGTTCACATTTATATATTAATGATTATTTCTACAGGTTTCATGGTACATGTTCTCAGTCTTCCTGTTTTATTTTCTGTTGCTAAGAGGGATTCTTGGTTAAGTGTTATCTCTAGTGCCATTCCAGTCACGCTTTGGATTCTTTTAGTTTTTTATCTTTATAAAAAACTAAACCATCACGATTTGATTTCCTTTTTCAAGAATTCCTTTAGTCAATGGGTTTTTGTTATCTTTTCTACCATGTTTTGTAGTTACTTTTTAACAACTGCCTTTATTACCCTTAAATTTACGAGTTATTGGGCAAAAGACAACTACACACTTGATTTTCCTAATTATGTCGTTGTTTTACTGTTTTCGCTCGTTTGCTATTATGCATCAGTAAAAGGGGTGCGGACGATTGCAACGATGGCATTTCTGGTACTCCCCCTTGTCATTCTCTTTGGAATTCTAGTGGGAACGGGAAATATCCCAAATAAAAATTATGAGCAATTATTTCCTTTATTTGAGAATGGCTATAAGGGTTTTTTTAAAGGGATAGCCTATGCCTGTGCAAGTTTCTTTGAGGTTTTCTTTATTCTATTTTTAACCAAAAATCTTACAAATAAGCTAAGGTTAAAATGGCTCATTTTAGTTGGATTATTTCTCATCGGTTTAACCTTTGGCCCTTTAGCAGGAGCTTTAGCCGAATTTGGTTCAGTAGAAACGGAAAAATTAAGGAATCCCGCATATGAGGAATGGAAATTACTAACACTTGGCCAACATATCACTCGCCTTGATTTTCTATCTATTTTCCAGTGGCTTTCCGGTGCATATATCCGAATCAGTTTATCCCTATTTATGGCTGGCAAAGTTCTTTCCTATAAAAAAGAAAAATGGTGGGTACTTCCAATCCTTTACCTCATTTTAATCACGGCAGCATGCCTTCCATTGGATTCCACCACGTTTAATTACCTTTTGAAGAAATTTTATTTTCCTATCAGCTTTTTCTTTCAAATTTTCATCATGCTGTTCCTATTACTATTCACGAAAATAAAAGGTGAGAAGCCATGA
- a CDS encoding DUF2399 domain-containing protein, giving the protein MIEESFHNYIKDFLLKSGEELEWGQPNYDNFLLEVKIIKRSERTYRILGILTFSIQHDKKGETTNHPKLDDLKFTPRKKVNLNDDDRQTFRWLEEGWILKEVRFEKDEKTVRSSHYRMGFRLYKYEQVKIKQKMDQTRHEFLQLKNDILATLSTQVVHPGEFSYKKELGLQNIAKIMNQLNQNELSSSDFFPHKWHLGSRLRYLHFVHAFSQLCLHKKEFDWKEIGAAYYRKIGGSKEFDSYKSEFIDQLEEWTNVPAIELGLTSLGQITPVFFAGQLSGKYAAYEWGPVHALTNLSIANEMYQTKAKTLWLVENRAILTRMSATEHFLKETNSLIICVDGHLRSAHKNAIVQILDNSDIEQVLIWCDYDWDGLQISKEIHATVFKHNDLTIKFILPEQQVICDWYQFEQYLMNFLENNKMEQEQMMGGVDHWKQWIQD; this is encoded by the coding sequence ATGATAGAAGAGTCATTTCATAACTATATTAAAGATTTTCTTCTTAAAAGCGGCGAGGAGCTGGAGTGGGGTCAACCTAATTATGATAACTTTTTACTAGAAGTAAAGATTATCAAACGTTCAGAGCGGACCTATCGAATTCTTGGGATTTTAACATTTTCAATCCAACACGATAAAAAAGGAGAAACGACAAACCATCCTAAATTGGATGATTTAAAATTTACCCCCAGGAAAAAGGTGAATCTAAATGATGACGATCGCCAGACCTTTAGATGGCTGGAGGAAGGGTGGATTTTGAAAGAAGTGCGGTTTGAAAAGGATGAAAAAACGGTCCGTTCTTCCCATTATCGGATGGGATTTCGATTGTACAAATATGAACAAGTAAAGATTAAACAAAAGATGGATCAAACTCGTCATGAATTTCTTCAACTGAAGAACGACATTCTAGCAACTCTATCAACACAAGTAGTTCATCCAGGTGAATTTTCATATAAAAAAGAGCTTGGATTACAAAATATAGCAAAAATAATGAATCAGCTTAACCAGAATGAATTAAGCTCATCGGACTTTTTTCCACATAAGTGGCATTTGGGCAGCAGGTTAAGGTATTTACACTTTGTCCATGCCTTTAGTCAATTATGTCTTCACAAGAAGGAATTTGATTGGAAGGAAATCGGTGCAGCTTATTATCGAAAAATTGGAGGGTCAAAGGAATTTGATTCTTATAAGTCAGAGTTTATTGACCAATTAGAAGAGTGGACCAATGTTCCTGCCATTGAGTTAGGCTTAACAAGCCTTGGTCAAATTACGCCAGTTTTTTTCGCTGGACAGTTGAGCGGGAAATATGCTGCCTATGAGTGGGGACCAGTTCATGCCTTAACAAACTTATCGATAGCAAATGAAATGTACCAAACAAAAGCGAAGACACTTTGGCTCGTCGAAAATCGCGCGATTCTGACGCGAATGTCTGCTACTGAGCATTTCCTGAAAGAAACCAATTCTCTCATCATTTGTGTCGATGGGCATTTACGTTCCGCCCACAAAAATGCCATTGTACAAATTTTGGACAATAGCGATATTGAACAAGTATTGATATGGTGTGACTACGATTGGGATGGCCTGCAAATCTCAAAGGAAATCCACGCAACAGTCTTTAAACACAACGATCTTACGATAAAGTTCATTTTGCCAGAACAGCAAGTAATCTGTGATTGGTACCAATTTGAACAATATCTTATGAATTTTTTAGAAAATAACAAAATGGAGCAGGAACAAATGATGGGAGGTGTAGATCATTGGAAACAGTGGATTCAGGATTAA